One segment of Cyprinus carpio isolate SPL01 chromosome B20, ASM1834038v1, whole genome shotgun sequence DNA contains the following:
- the LOC109055586 gene encoding cbp/p300-interacting transactivator 2-like — MVDRMMAMNHGRFPDAVNGHQHSARRMGMGQFSNALPQQQHYNVIMGDHMHYAGGNVNANHGIRHSMASGNNINGGIPNGNLPARFNSQFVGQGQQLAASMQLQKLNTPYYGHHTHPSHHHYYMHELHPASHQLNGTGQQFRDSNAKQNTSGVPLPGHHMPAAMLPPNVIDTDFIDEEVLMSLVIEMGLDRIKELPELWLGQNEFDFMTDFVCKQQPSRVSC, encoded by the coding sequence ATGGTAGACCGCATGATGGCAATGAACCATGGACGTTTCCCAGATGCTGTGAATGGGCATCAGCACTCTGCGCGCAGGATGGGAATGGGACAGTTTTCCAACGCGCTTCCCCAGCAGCAGCATTATAACGTTATCATGGGAGATCACATGCATTACGCGGGGGGGAATGTAAACGCAAACCATGGGATCCGGCATTCCATGGCCTCTGGGAATAATATAAACGGAGGGATCCCCAATGGCAACTTGCCTGCCCGCTTTAACTCCCAGTTTGTCGGACAAGGGCAGCAGCTTGCTGCCAGCATGCAGTTACAGAAGCTCAACACGCCTTACTACGGTCACCACACGCATCCTTCCCATCATCACTATTACATGCACGAACTGCACCCCGCCAGCCACCAGTTAAACGGGACAGGACAGCAGTTCCGAGACAGTAACGCTAAGCAGAACACGTCTGGGGTTCCTCTGCCTGGCCACCACATGCCTGCAGCAATGCTGCCCCCCAACGTTATCGACACGGATTTTATTGACGAGGAGGTCTTGATGTCACTGGTGATAGAAATGGGCTTGGACCGAATAAAGGAGCTGCCAGAACTCTGGCTGGGACAGAATGAGTTTGATTTCATGACAGACTTCGTTTGTAAGCAACAACCCAGCCGAGTGAGCTGTTAA